Genomic segment of Novosphingobium decolorationis:
CCGCACGCTGCTTGGTGCGCTGACGCAGGCGGGCTATCTCGATGCCCCGGAGCGCTTTGCGGACTGGTTCGCCGGGCTCGCGCGCGGCCCCGAACACATCGCCGAGGCACCCTCCTCGGCGCTGGGTATTGTCCGCGCCCTCCTCTCCGAAATGGCCCGCCATCCGTGGGAGCCGCTTGCCAGGACTGCGCAGACGCTTCAGCGCTGCGCGCGCTTCGTCGCCGATGCCATTGCCCCGTCACCCGAGGAGCAGACGCGTGAAACGGACGCGACAACCGGCGCGCTCGATCGTGCCCGCGTGCTGGTCGAGGTCCTGCCCGCGGACGCCGACGGGCCGCTCCCCTTCGCTGCCCTCGCAGCGCTGTGCACCGCCGCCGCGCACGACCCGGCCTTTGCTCCGATGGAAGCGGGAATTCGCACCTACGACACCGGCGAGACCTTGGTCGCGCTCGCGGGGCTGCGCCCGATCACGCCGCTCTGGGCGCTCGATGTCGCCGCGGGCATCCTCCTTGCGCAGCGCACATCGCTGGCGCGCGCGTTGCCGATGCCCGGTCTCTTCACCACCGAACGCCTGTTGCTGGCGCATGCCCCTGATCGGCAGGCCCTTGCGCTCGCCCACGCGCTCGAGGTCGCCACCACTGCGCATTTGGCGGCGCTCGACACGGCGCGCACGCGCGCTGCACTCCTCACGCAGAGGCTCGCAGGGCTGCGCCGGAGTTCGCGCGCGGGCGAGGCCTGGATTTTGCTGGCTGGGTTCGCGCCATTGGGGCTCGACCAGTTGATGGATGCCATCGGCGTCAGCCGGCGCGGGACTTATGCCGTCAGCGCCGCGCTAACCGAAGCCGGATTGGCCGAGCGTCAGTCGCGTCAGGGCAAGGTCCTGCTCGTCGCCATCGAACGCGCGAGGGCGAACGAGATTCCAGGTCCGGTCTTCACCGGAGCGCTGGGCACCGCCGTCGACGAATTTGACGAGGCGATGGCCGACCTCGACCGCCTGCTCGCGCGAACCGGCAGTCAGGAAGTGACGGGAACGTAAGAAACACCGATCCGGCGCGGCGCGCGCATGCGCCGTTGCAACAGCGCGCGCACCGCCTTGCGCGCTTCGCAGCGCGCGGCGAAGGCGCGCTGCTTACCCTGCCCCGCCGCTCCGATCCGGCCCCAGCTCCAGGTCAGTGTGGTCCACCCAAACAGGTCTTTGGCGACCTCGACCTGCCAGCGGCGCGCGAGCCCGCGCGCCGGGTCGCGCGCTTCCAGCGCGAGGCGTCCGCCTGCGGGTGCCAGCAACTGGTTGAGTGTCGTCTCGATGTCCATGGGACACGTTTTATACCAAGGCGCGCTGAGGCTGACTCACGCCGGGGATTCCCAAGCGGATGAAAATCTGATTCGACGTTGCGAGCACATGGAGGCTTGCGATGGCGGCAGCGATTGGGGTTCGATCTGACTACACATCGGCGGATTTGCGCCAGTTTGCGCGACGAAGTGGCGATGCCGGTCAGGTCCGGCGTCTGTTGGCTGTTGCACTGATCCTGGACGGCAGGAGCCGCAGCGAAGCGGCGAAGTTTGCCGGAGTGACGCTGCAGATCGTGCGCGACTGGGTTCTGCGCTTCAACGAGGGAGGTCCCGACGGTCTGGCAACGCGCAAGGCTCCGGGGAGAGCGTCGATCTTGAACGACGAGCAGCGCGCGCGGCTTGCCGAGATCGTCGAGACTGGGCCGATTCCTGCAGCGCATGGCGTGGTGCGCTGGCGGCTGTGCGATCTGGCTCAGTGGATCTGGGACGAGTTCGAGTTGTCGGTCACACGTCACACTCTTGGGCGCGAGCTTCGCGCCATGGGCTACCGCAAACTCACGGCGCGGCCACGCCACCGTGGCCAGAAGAGCGATGACATTGCCGATTTTAAAAAAGGTTCGCCGCCCGTCTGGCGCAAATCAAGCGGCGGCTCCCGAGAGGAACGCCGATAGAGCTGTGGTGGCAGGACGAAGCCCGCGTCGGCCAGCAGACCAAGCTCACCCGGCGCTGGGCGAAGCGCGGCACCCGGCCATCAGCGCCGAAGGACCAGCGTCGCTCCTCGGCATGGCTGTTCGGCGCGATCTGTCCCGCCGAAGGCAAGGCCGCCGGTATCGTCATGCCCCGTTGCAACAGCGAGGCGATGAGCATGCACCTCGAGGAAATCGCCTTCCACGTCGCGCCGGGCGCGCATGCGGTCCTCCTGCTCGATCAGGCCGGATGGCACGGTTCGGCCGAACTGGTCGTGCCTCCCAATATTACCCTGATGCCGCTGCCGCCACGATGCCCGGAGCTCAACCCTGTTGAGAACGTATGGCAGTTCATGCGCGACAACTGGCTGTCGAACCGCATCTTCAAATCCTACGACGACATCGTCGACCACTGCTGCTTCGCATGGAACAAGCTCGTCGATCAGCCCTGGCACATCATGTCCATCGGAATGCGCCAATGGGCGCATGGGTACTGATCTATGCACCTTGGTATTACGCGCGCGCGAACGCGCCGATCCAACGCGAATTTTGAATCACAAGCCTTTTGGTGATTCACGCAGGCGATTACGGGATCGGCCAGCAAGCGCGGGTAACCGCCAGGACTCAAAACACCACCAGTTCTGGATGACACCTGCCGTTGCAAGCGGTAAGCGGCGGGCATGAGATCCCTGCTTTGTTTCCTGGGCCGGCACGAGCCCTCGCGGCAATCCATCGCGCGCGACAAGCAAGGGCAGGACGTTGCCTTGTGCACCCATTGCGCAGTTCCCCTGGTCCGCGCTTCTGCTCGTCGCTGGCGCCCTGCTGGCCCTCAAGGTTTGTAGATCCGGACAAAAGTATGATGCCCAAGGGTACCTGACGGCCGGCACCAGCGGATTTGGACGGCCGATGGGAAGGTTCCGCTAGCCCAAAGAAACCAATTTTCGTTGCGTTTATTTCGAATATGCGCTACTGAATTGCTCTGACACGGAGAGTTCCCATGACATTGCCTGCGCATTCAGAGCCGTTTGGCGGTCATATGCCGTCGGCTGATGACCGCCAGATCGCGAACCAGCTTCGTCGCATGCTTGCGGCTCAAAAGTCGGGTGAAGCGACCTTGCGTGTCCACGAACCGGAATCGAAAAGGCCGGTCGAAATTACTCTCACGCCTGCCATGTCTGATCTGTTTTTGGAATTGCTGCGCCATATCGGCAGCGGCAGCGCGGTCACACTCGTGCCGATCCAGGAAATGCTGACGACGCAGCAAGCCGCCGACCTGCTCAATGTATCACGCCCCTACCTGATCAAGCTGCTTGAGCAGGAGGCGATACCCCACACTCTGGTCGGACGTCATCGCCGCATCCGGGCCGATGACGTGTTTCGCTACAAGGCGCAGCGCGATGATGAACGTTCGCGGGCCCTCGACGAACTCGTCAGCGGCGATGCCGACTTAGTCTGACCCGTGTTCGCAAACCGCTACACTGCCCTCATTGATGCCTGTACGCTCGTCAGTGTCTGGCGGCGTAACTTGCTGCTATCGCTTGCTGAAGCCGAATTTTTCCGCATCCGCTGGTCAGAGCCCATTCTGACCGAGACCAAGGCTGCCCTGATCAAAATGGCGCGAGAGCGCGGTCTCGCTGACCCTGAGGCGCGAGGAGTGCGAGCGGTAAAGGCCATGCAGACAGCCTTCCCGGAAGCCATGGTGAAAGACTTCACGCTGATTGGCAGCGCTCAGTTTGGCTTGCCCGACCCCGGCGACGAACACGTCATGGCCGCTGCCGTCAAAACGCAAGCCCAGGCCCTCGTCACCGAGAATCTGAAAGATTTTCCGGCTGACATCCTCGGCCAACTCAACATCGAGGCACGAAGCGCCGACGACTTCATTGCCGACACCATTGCTCTTGAAGAGGGGCGGGCGATCGCCGCAATCCGAAAAATGCGCGAGCGCCTGAAGCGACCTGAAATGTCCCCTGAAGATTTTTTACGGGCCTTGGAAGCCAATGGCCTGCTCGAAACAGCGTCCGTCATAACGCCCCACCTCGGCTCGATCTGAGGGCTCGTTTCCAACATCTTCGACCCATTACGGCCGCTCAGCCGCCGATTTCCTTCCACTAGGAGCAGACGGTCCGAGATCTGTCGGCATCTGCTCACCAACAGGTCCGAAGACCGCCAGTCACAGCGGCAACCTGACACCATATTCGTTGGCGACTAATATCTCGAGCCGCATCAGAACTGAAAGTTGCACGAAGAGCTGCGTGCATCGCGCAAGATAAGCGGCATAGCCCATCGATCGGACATCACCCTGGCCGCCTTTACCCGCTCGATATTGAATTACGCCGGACGCGCGGTCGAAAACCATCCCGCCATGGTGGGACGCGTTCCGGACTTGATTGTCGAATTCCTTGCATATTGCAGCCATGGCGACATTGTCCGCGATGGCATTGCACCGCCCCGCCTTGTCCGTTTGTCTGTATGTCGAGAGAGTAATATTCTTCAGCTGGTCGTATGGACGATCTTCGACCAGGTTATTCAAACATACCAAGAATTCAACGTTGGCGCCGAACGCCTCGAAAGCATTTCCGTAGAACATTCGAGTGGCATCAAAATTGGTGGATGCAGCAGCGTGCTCCTCCCCGACCGGCACTCCTGAGGTGACGAGATGGTGGACTTGAGAAAATTCGGAAAATGCAGCGAAATAGGCCTTGGCCATCTCGAAGTGACGCCGGCCATGATCCGAACTCATATCATCGCCGAAATGCTTCACAAACCTGCCGAAATCGCCCTTGTCTTTAGCGATCAGCAGCTGTTGAAACAATGCTTCGAAATGTTCGTCAAAGCATGGTGCACCCAAGCCTTGAGCAAACTGGAAGACCCAGTCCGCCAGAGTATCCGGCGGGTCGACGTAACCCGCCGTCGGAATGAAACCAGCACGGCGCTTCTCTACCAGATCAACCTTGCCATTGCGATGTAGAGACCACGCGGCGCGCAGATGATCCCATTCTTCAGTGATACGTGCTCGGCGCGGCTCATCCTGCGCAACCTTGGGAAGATCTGGCGACAGCCCAGAACGCACCCGTGCCGCAATCGCAGCTCTAACCATGTCGCTGCCGAACTCGATGCTCGGAAAGGCAAACGGGCTGCCAATTTCAGCCTTGGGAAATACGAACGAAGGATGCAGATTAACGATAGGTGCCTTTGCATCCTCTTTCGCCGCCACGGTATTTTCTTGGAGCACCCAGCCACTTCCCAACTCAAGCCGGAGTCCCATCTCTTGCCCGCAGCTAGTGCAGGCGAAAGAATGCACCTGCTTAGGCTCACTGCCGAGGCCTATGCGCAGGCAATGCGTGGTTCCACACTCTAGGCAGGAGACGTATTGTCTGACGATCACTGAAGTTTCATCCTATTTTCGTAGGTGCATTATGTGTGGCAGGCGGCGGCGACTATATCATTTAAGGTCTCAAGCCTCGCTGCTAGTAATGAGCACTGCCATGGGTCGCACCCGTTAAGTCGCCGATCCTCCATAGCTCGCAAACATAGTATCGTTGAGCGTTTGAACATTGAGCACATGGGAATCGAACACCAGTTTCCTGCCACCTACGTCGATTTCGATTAAATACGGCTCCAGCGCGGAAAATTGCTTCGTGACGATTGAGTCGCCCTCAAGATAGGTGATCAGATCGTCAGCCGTAAAAGTCTCACCCTCCCAGAACCGTAGACCGTCCCCCCCGTCCGCAATCGTTCCCGTCAGAAGTACGTTCATCAGTTCCTTCGCATGGCGCACCGGATGGCCGTTGAACCGAGCGCCATGGAACACTCTGTTGGCGATAATGATGCCCGTGTGAATACGGATCGTCGGTTGCACGCTCCAACCTAGCTTCACGAAAAGTGCCGCCTGGTTGCTTGGGTCAGTATATAGCTGCCGCCGCAGGTCCAACTGCTCTCGTCCTTTCTTGATGTGACCGTAGCTGTTCCGCATCTCGTGAGGTGAGCACGGGTGGTAGGCGTTCTTGCACTCCAAGATGAAGAGGATGCCATCACGCCATGCGACCAAGTCGAGATCACCCTTTTGGCCCTCCACGCTGAATTTAACGTCGGAACACACCTTGAACCCAGCGGCCTCGAATGCCTCCAGTAGTGCCGAGACCATCCGGTCCTTCGGCCCGAGCACGAAGTCTCTCAACTTCTTTGCCACGGTAACGTTGCGGACGAGGTTCGACGCAGCCAAGACATGCGGCGCGATGACATAATACGACCCCAAGTCTACCAGCGGCGTGTACTGAAGGTCGAAGTGTGGTGCCTGGTAATCAATCGAGATCAGGTCGATGAGAGCCCGTGACTTCGCCTCGTCTCCGAAAATGAGCAGGAATTGACCTAAGAGCCTGATCAGAAAATAAATTGAGTGGTATCAGCAGGTTAGCTTGACGCTTTGGCCTGTCATTGATTCATGGGTTTCGCCAAAAACTACCATGGATTCAACGATGTGGACCGATACCACTCGCGCCCTTCATGCGCGCAGCGGGCTGGCTTTGCCAAGCGATTTGACGGATGCCGAGTGGGCGCTGCTGGAGCCATTGCTTCCACCTGCGTCTCGTGTCGGACGGCCCCGCAAATGGCCACTACGACGCATCGTCGAGGCAATTCTGTACCTGCTGCGCGGAGGCCTGCCATGGCGGATGCTGCCGCCTTGCTTTCCGCCGGTGTCGAGCGTGCGGCATTGGTTCTACTTGTGGCGAGACAACGGACTGTGGCTGACGATAAACCACACCTTGTTGATGATGGCCCGCGAAGCTGATGGCCGAGAGGCTTCTCCCAGCGCTGGCGTGATCGACAGCCAGTCGGTCAAGACGACCGAAAGCGGTGGCCTGTGCGGTTACAATGCCGGGAAGAAGATCAAAGGACGCAAACGGCACATTCTGACCGACACCGATGGAAATCTTGTCCATGCCGTTGTGCACGCCGCCGACATTCAGGACCGGGACGGGGCACCGCTGGTCCTTGGAGAAATCGTCAGGCGCTTCCCCTGGCTGCGCCACGTGTTTGCAGACGGCGGCTATGCCGGAAACAAGCTCAAGGAGGCCCTGCGCCGGATCGGAAAGTGGACCGTCGAAATCATCAAACGGTCCGATACTGCCGAGGGCTTCGAGGTCCTGCCCCGACGTTGGGTCGTTGAACGAACGCTCGCTTGGCTGAGCCGCAACCGGCGTCTGGCAAAGGACTTCGAGGAAACCATCGCGTCCGCCACGGCCTGGCTCTTTATCGCATCCATCCAGCTCTATGCTCGCCGCATCGCAAGGCCCTGATTGCCTCGCCCGCAATTTTGAATCAGACACTAACAGCTGATGATGCTTCATGACCAAGATGGGTGAGGTGAAGGCGAGATACGTCCGCTCCGCCTGATCCTCAATGTCCTCCAGCCTCCGCTGATAAACGCAGCTGATGAAGTTGAAATATCTCTGAACCTTAAGAACATCCATCAACGTCACATTCGGCGCGACCCTCATCGCCGGTTCCAGTTCGCCGAAGGTGTTGACGTCAATGACGAAAAGGCCTTCGATCTCCTCCCGTGTAGGGGCCTCGGATCGGAACATGTCGAAGATTTGCGGCGCTGTCGGCAGGAAGAGGCGCAACCGTCTCATACCAAGGCGCGCTGAGGCTGACTCACGCCGGGGATTCCCAAGCGGATGAAAATCTGATTCGACGTTGCGAGCACATGGAGGCTTGCGATGGCGGCAGCGATTGGGGTTCGATCTGACTACACATCGGCGGATTTGCGCCAGTTTGCGCGACGAAGTGGCGATGCCGGTCAGGTCCGGCGTCTGTTGGCTGTTGCACTGATCCTGGACGGCAGGAGCCGCAGCGAAGCGGCGAAGTTTGCCGGAGTGACGCTGCAGATCGTGCGCGACTGGGTTCTGCGCTTCAACGAGGGAGGTCCCGACGGTCTGGCAACGCGCAAGGCTCCGGGGAGAGCGTCGATCTTGAACGACGAGCAGCGCGCGCGGCTTGCCGAGATCGTCGAGACTGGGCCGATTCCTGCAGCGCATGGCGTGGTGCGCTGGCGGCTGTGCGATCTGGCGCAGTGGATCTGGGACGAGTTCGAGTTGTCGGTCACACGTCACACTCTTGGGCGCGAGCTTCGCGCCATGGGCTACCGCAACTCACGGCGCGGCCACGCCACCGTGGCCAGAAGAGCGATGACATTGCCGATTTTAAAAGGTTCGCCGCCCGTCTGGCGCAAATCAAGCGGCGGCTCCGAGAGGAACGCCGATAGAGCTGTGGTGGCAGGACGAAGCCCGCGTCGGCCAGCAGACCAAGCTCACCCGGCGCTGGGCGAAGCGCGGCACCCGGCCATCAGCGCCGAAGGACCAGCGTCGCTCCTCGGCATGGCTGTTCGGCGCGATCTGTCCCGCCGAAGGCAAGGCCGCCGGTATCGTCATGCCCCGTTGCAACAGCGAGGCGATGAGCATGCACCTCGAGGAAATCGCCTTCCACGTCGCGCCGGGCGCGCATGCGGTCCTCCTGCTCGATCAGGCCGGATGGCACGGTTCGGCCGAACTGGTCGTGCCTCCCAATATTACCCTGATGCCGCTGCCGCCACGATGCCCGGAGCTCAACCCTGTTGAGAACGTATGGCAGTTCATGCGCGACAACTGGCTGTCGAACCGCATCTTCAAATCCTACGACGACATCGTCGACCACTGCTGCTTCGCATGGAACAAGCTCGTCGATCAGCCCTGGCACATCATGTCCATCGGAATGCGCCAATGGGCGCATGGGTACTGATCTATGCACCTTGGTATCACAGGTTTTTCGACGATCTCGATCAGCTTATCGAGCCCGCCCTCCTGGAACCCGATGTCGACCATCTCCCGGATCGACATCGGGGGGGGCTCCTTCTTGAACTGTTCAGCCCTGATCTCAACCTGGATTTGGTTCTGGACATATCCCAGTCGGATCGCCTTCTCGACGTCCGGGTCCACCGATGACACATGCACGACACCACGCTCAACCCGTGCCTGAAACGGAAGGCCATCGATCATGATCTCCGCGTCCTTGAACTTTGTCAGACGGACTGCGGCCAGAAAAAGCCGTTCGTAGACGAACGAGGAAGGGTCCAAAACCTCAGCATCAATGTGGTTGAAGCAATCGTTGCGGATCGGAAAAAGCTGGCGGTAAACCGTCAGGATCAGCGAGGCTGCATCGGACAAGTCTTCAGCAGAAAACCGTCCAAGCTGCAAAGAACCGACAGCGGCATCAGCTGGTGCGTAATGATAGAATCGGGCGTTCAGCACCGCGAAGACCGTCTTCAGCGCGACATCCTCCCGCGTGCTCAGGATTTTCACGATCCTTCCGTGAAGTGCCATTGCCCCCGGTGCCAGCCTGGTCAGCGCCAGAACAGACTTGAGATATTCAAACCGCCCGT
This window contains:
- a CDS encoding helix-turn-helix domain-containing protein; the protein is MTLPAHSEPFGGHMPSADDRQIANQLRRMLAAQKSGEATLRVHEPESKRPVEITLTPAMSDLFLELLRHIGSGSAVTLVPIQEMLTTQQAADLLNVSRPYLIKLLEQEAIPHTLVGRHRRIRADDVFRYKAQRDDERSRALDELVSGDADLV
- a CDS encoding IS630 family transposase (programmed frameshift) gives rise to the protein MAAAIGVRSDYTSADLRQFARRSGDAGQVRRLLAVALILDGRSRSEAAKFAGVTLQIVRDWVLRFNEGGPDGLATRKAPGRASILNDEQRARLAEIVETGPIPAAHGVVRWRLCDLAQWIWDEFELSVTRHTLGRELRAMGYRKLTARPRHRGQKSDDIADFKKGSPPVLAQIKRRLPRGTPIELWWQDEARVGQQTKLTRRWAKRGTRPSAPKDQRRSSAWLFGAICPAEGKAAGIVMPRCNSEAMSMHLEEIAFHVAPGAHAVLLLDQAGWHGSAELVVPPNITLMPLPPRCPELNPVENVWQFMRDNWLSNRIFKSYDDIVDHCCFAWNKLVDQPWHIMSIGMRQWAHGY
- a CDS encoding WGR domain-containing protein, which codes for MDIETTLNQLLAPAGGRLALEARDPARGLARRWQVEVAKDLFGWTTLTWSWGRIGAAGQGKQRAFAARCEARKAVRALLQRRMRAPRRIGVSYVPVTS
- a CDS encoding IS5 family transposase, encoding MWTDTTRALHARSGLALPSDLTDAEWALLEPLLPPASRVGRPRKWPLRRIVEAILYLLRGGLPWRMLPPCFPPVSSVRHWFYLWRDNGLWLTINHTLLMMAREADGREASPSAGVIDSQSVKTTESGGLCGYNAGKKIKGRKRHILTDTDGNLVHAVVHAADIQDRDGAPLVLGEIVRRFPWLRHVFADGGYAGNKLKEALRRIGKWTVEIIKRSDTAEGFEVLPRRWVVERTLAWLSRNRRLAKDFEETIASATAWLFIASIQLYARRIARP
- a CDS encoding PIN domain-containing protein; the encoded protein is MFANRYTALIDACTLVSVWRRNLLLSLAEAEFFRIRWSEPILTETKAALIKMARERGLADPEARGVRAVKAMQTAFPEAMVKDFTLIGSAQFGLPDPGDEHVMAAAVKTQAQALVTENLKDFPADILGQLNIEARSADDFIADTIALEEGRAIAAIRKMRERLKRPEMSPEDFLRALEANGLLETASVITPHLGSI